From one Vicia villosa cultivar HV-30 ecotype Madison, WI unplaced genomic scaffold, Vvil1.0 ctg.001128F_1_1_3, whole genome shotgun sequence genomic stretch:
- the LOC131633480 gene encoding lysM domain receptor-like kinase 4, whose translation MGTSFLLIYNKIKILLWFIAWTSLNSCNSQQPYDISNCYSSQTSPGSRYTCNSTHDTCKTFLVYRSNHNFQTISQISNLFNKTTNEVLHINNLTSSSQILKQGKEVLIPIECTCSGQLYQAKLTYKVLDNTQTFSSIACEVFEGLLKYFTLSNENQSQGNNEPKVGDELYVPLRCACSQNFSKSVIKYFVTYPLIEGDTFDKLMKKFGFSLEDFFEANQLQTYSSIFPMTVVLIPLQNENGSIKILDVPDSPSPPPDFLPINPFETQGSSTQASNLYIAGPIIGFFLFITLVASGFYMKKLKQTDVAIVDSFNPTNSTTLWSPIRTSTTSCLSPDFLVGLKYCLLNYHIEEIEKATKFFSDVNKIGEVVYKGLINDIEVMIKRLRFEETSEVIDLHSRINHVNIVNLIGVCYGEGDLVSWSYLVFELPKNGCLRDCLLDPCNTLDWYRRTQIVFDIATCLYYLHYCSFPSYAHMNVNSRNIFVTENWRGKLADVGGVSNNVLHGSVSQKVDIFAFGVVLLELISGREKCEGKLIKDCVGFLMGEGSEGGGCFEGLRSFVDPNLKDYSLPEALCLCFLAKDCLKDDPMLRPTMDDIMKVLAKMV comes from the coding sequence ATGGGAACTAGTTTTCTACTCATCTACAACAAAATCAAGATTCTCCTTTGGTTTATTGCATGGACATCCTTAAACTCATGCAATTCACAACAACCCTACGACATATCCAATTGTTATTCAAGTCAAACCTCACCAGGTTCAAGGTACACATGCAATTCAACACATGACACATGCAAAACATTCTTAGTATACAGATCAAACCACAATTTCCAAACCATTTCACAAATCTCAAACCTCTTCAACAAAACAACCAATGAGGTTCTTCACATAAACAACCTCACATCATCTTCTCAAATCCTCAAACAAGGTAAAGAAGTTCTTATTCCTATTGAATGTACATGTTCTGGCCAACTTTACCAAGCCAAACTCACCTACAAAGTTCTTGACAACACACAAACATTTTCAAGTATTGCTTGTGAGGTTTTTGAAGGACTATTGAAATATTTCACACTTTCTAATGAAAACCAATCACAAGGTAATAATGAGCCTAAAGTTGGTGATGAACTTTATGTCCCTCTTAGATGTGCATGTTCACAAAATTTCTCTAAAAGTGTAATAAAGTACTTTGTTACATACCCTCTTATAGAAGGAGATACTTTTGATAAATTGATGAAGAAATTTGGTTTCTCTCTTGAAGATTTCTTTGAAGCAAATCAATTGCAAACCTATTCATCTATTTTTCCTATGACAGTTGTTTTGATTCCATTACAAAATGAAAATGGTTCAATCAAAATTCTTGATGTTCCAGATTCTCCTTCTCCACCTCCTGATTTTCTTCCAATAAATCCATTTGAGACACAAGGATCATCAACACAAGCATCAAATTTGTATATTGCAGGACCTATTATAGGTTTTTTCTTGTTCATAACATTGGTTGCAAGTGGATTCTACATGAAGAAACTAAAACAAACTGATGTTGCTATTGTTGACTCTTTCAATCCAACAAACTCAACCACTTTATGGTCACCAATAAGAACCTCTACAACTTCATGTTTATCTCCTGATTTTCTTGTTGGATTAAAGTATTGTTTGCTTAATTACCACATAGAAGAGATAGAAAAAGCTACAAAGTTTTTTAGTGATGTGAACAAGATTGGTGAGGTTGTTTATAAGGGACTAATCAATGATATTGAGGTGATGATAAAGAGGTTGAGATTTGAAGAAACTAGTGAGGTAATTGATTTACATTCAAGAATCAATCATGTTAACATTGTGAATTTGATTGGTGTTTGTTATGGTGAGGGTGATTTGGTTTCATGGTCTTATTTAGTTTTTGAGTTACCAAAAAATGGTTGCTTAAGGGATTGTTTATTGGATCCATGCAACACATTGGATTGGTATAGAAGAACACAAATAGTATTTGACATAGCAACATGTCTATACTATTTGCATTATTGTTCTTTTCCTTCTTATGCTCATATGAATGTGAATAGTAGGAATATATTTGTGACTGAAAATTGGAGAGGAAAATTGGCAGATGTTGGAGGTGTGTCCAACAATGTTTTGCATGGAAGTGTTTCACAAAAGGTTGATATTTTTGCATTTGGTGTTGTGTTGCTTGAGTTGATATCAGGGAGAGAGAAGTGTGAGGGGAAATTGATTAAAGATTGTGTTGGATTTTTGATGGGGGAAGGGAGTGAAGGTGGAGGTTGTTTTGAAGGGTTGAGGAGTTTTGTGGATCCTAATTTGAAGGATTATTCTCTTCCGGAGGctctttgtttgtgttttttagctaAGGATTGTTTGAAAGATGATCCTATGCTTAGGCCAACTATGGATGATATCATGAAGGTTCTTGCAAAAATGGTTTAG